Part of the Calditerricola satsumensis genome, AGCGAAGACGGCTTCCGTCCCGAACGCCACGCCTCTGCATCGGGCAGAAGGCGCACCGCCTCTTCCAGGTGCCCAATGCGGTAGAAGGGGTCTTCGTATTCCACATGCAGCAGGAAGAGGGGTTGCTGCAAACCGCGGCCGCGAGCCTGGCGATGGAGCGTGCCCTTCCACAGCCCCTCAAAGAGGAGGGCCAAATCCTGCTCGTCCATGCCGGTTTCTTTGGCCAGCGTCGCGTTGATCACCCCCGGCATGAGAAAAACGGCAAAGGGCACAAGATAGGTGGTCCAGATGGTCCCTTGCCCTTTCCCTTCCTCCGCCGGCATCACCACCGTCCCCTGCACATACCGGGACTCAACCGGGTGCAGGGAATGGGCCCAGCCAAACTGCACCGGACCCGTGCGGTGAAAGCTTTCGTCCTTAACAGAAAAGACGATGCCGAACACGCGGGCATCGAAGGAAGCCTGCATGATCCGCTCCAGGGTGACCTCGCTGCTCCCAAAGGCCCGTTCCACGATCGCTTTGGCCAAATCGCGCCGGTTGAGCAGTTTGCCGTTTACCCGCTCTTCCCGCACAAACACGAAATGGCGGCGTTCCGGGCCCCCATCGGGGTACTTGGCCAATACGAAATCGCGCACATCCCGCTTGATGCTCACATCCGACAGAGAAATGCGCCCATCCTCCTCGTCGAAGAGGCGCCGCGCATCGCTGTCGGCCAGGGGATCGCGGTTGGGAATCCCGTCTTTTACCGATTTGACAAAGAGCAACTCCCCGCTGCGTACCATCGCGTTGACCTCCTCCATCTGTTCTTCCGCGCGTTAAGCTTCGGCCATTGCCGCGCTTTCATCAGCCGCCACGCCTTCACCTTCCGCCTCCGCGGCACCCAGCACGCTATCAGCCAAATGATAGCCGGCCCAAAAAGCGGCCAGAAAGGCATCGCGCGCCTTTTGCACCTCCGGCTCCATTTGCCGGTAGGCCAGAAGCCACGCCCCATGCTGGCGGCGCAACTCCTCTCTCAAGGGCAGGCCCACCCGGACGGCATATTCC contains:
- a CDS encoding CRISPR-associated protein, which encodes MVRSGELLFVKSVKDGIPNRDPLADSDARRLFDEEDGRISLSDVSIKRDVRDFVLAKYPDGGPERRHFVFVREERVNGKLLNRRDLAKAIVERAFGSSEVTLERIMQASFDARVFGIVFSVKDESFHRTGPVQFGWAHSLHPVESRYVQGTVVMPAEEGKGQGTIWTTYLVPFAVFLMPGVINATLAKETGMDEQDLALLFEGLWKGTLHRQARGRGLQQPLFLLHVEYEDPFYRIGHLEEAVRLLPDAEAWRSGRKPSSLEEIELDVTGLAEVLEREAGRIARVRYMAHPALRLRGELPGRVESLW